Proteins found in one Eretmochelys imbricata isolate rEreImb1 chromosome 9, rEreImb1.hap1, whole genome shotgun sequence genomic segment:
- the LOC144270408 gene encoding brain-specific homeobox/POU domain protein 3: protein MMSMNSKQAFSMHPILHEPKYTHLHTSSEAIRRACLPAPQIQGNIFAGFDETLLRGAEALAAVDIVSQKTHPFKPDATYHTMSSVSCTPTSSSVHLHHPSVLTTHHPHHHHHHHQPSQGLEGELLDHLNSAIPLGGVPGPEVGSTPSHPHSHMPALNHMAHHPQSMNMSHPHGLASHAVISGPETETDPRELESFAERFKQRRIKLGVTQADVGSALANLKIPGVGCLSQSTICRFESLTLSHNNMVALKPILEAWLEEAERAQREKMTKPEIYTGGDKKRKRTSIAAPEKRSLEAYFAVQPRPSSEKIAAIAEKLDLKKNVVRVWFCNQRQKQKRMKFSAAY, encoded by the exons ATGATGTCTATGAACAGCAAGCAGGCTTTCAGCATGCACCCCATCCTGCACGAGCCGAAATACACCCACCTGCACACCAGCTCGGAGGCCATCAGGAGAGCCTGTCTGCCAGCCCCCCAG ATCCAAGGCAATATCTTCGCGGGTTTCGATGAGACTTTGCTGAGAGGGGCTGAAGCTCTGGCAGCTGTGGATATAGTGTCTCAGAAAACCCATCCCTTCAAACCAGATGCCACCTACCACACCATGAGCAGCGTCTCCTGCACGCCTACCTCTTCTTCGGTTCACCTGCACCACCCCTCGGTGCTGACCACCCAccaccctcaccaccaccaccaccaccaccagccctCGCAGGGCTTGGAGGGGGAGCTCCTGGACCACCTCAACTCTGCCATTCCGCTGGGGGGAGTGCCCGGACCCGAGGTGGGCTCCACGCCCTCCCACCCGCACTCCCACATGCCAGCCCTCAACCACATGGCTCACCACCCTCAGTCCATGAACATGTCCCACCCCCATGGCTTGGCCTCCCACGCTGTCATCTCAGGCCCCGAAACAGAGACAGACCCCAGGGAGCTGGAGTCCTTTGCTGAGCGGTTCAAGCAGAGGAGGATCAAACTTGGGGTGACCCAGGCAGATGTGGGCTCCGCCTTGGCCAACCTGAAAATCCCAGGTGTTGGCTGCCTGAGCCAAAGCACCATCTGCAGGTTCGAATCCCTCACCTTGTCTCACAACAACATGGTGGCCCTGAAGCCCATTTTGGAGGCTTGGCTGGAGGAGGCTGAGAGGGCgcaaagagagaaaatgaccAAGCCCGAAATCTATACTGGCGGGGACAAGAAACGCAAGCGCACTTCCATAGCAGCCCCGGAGAAGAGGTCGCTGGAAGCTTATTTTGCTGTGCAGCCCAGACCTTCCTCGGAGAAAATTGCagccattgcagagaagttaGACTTGAAGAAGAACGTGGTGCGCGTCTGGTTTTGCAATCAAAGACAGAAACAGAAAAGGATGAAATTTTCTGCAGCCTACTGA